One genomic window of Panicum hallii strain FIL2 chromosome 6, PHallii_v3.1, whole genome shotgun sequence includes the following:
- the LOC112897926 gene encoding glucan endo-1,3-beta-glucosidase 6-like, which produces MAAAVRAAAVALLSVAVLCGAGLRRSQAIGVNWGTQLSHPLPASTVVRLLRDNGFDKVKLFDAEDAILGALRGSGIQVMVGIPNDMLADLAGGGKAAEDWVAKNVSGHVRDGVDIRYVAVGNEPFLETFNGTYLKTTFPAMQNIQAALVKAGLADKVKVTVPLNADVYQSPTGKPSDGDFRADIHGLMLTIVQFLASTGAPFVANVYPFISLYADPNFPLDYAFFQGSSSPVVDGGVTYQNTFDANHDTLVAALRRNGFGNVSVVVGEVGWPTDGDASANLDYARRFNQGFLTHIASGQGTPLRPGPVDAYLFSLIDEDRKSIQPGNFERHWGIFNYDGTPKYALSLAGGNGSTLKPARGVRYLEKRWCVLKPSADLADQKVGDSVSYACGLADCTALGYRTSCGGLDAKGNVSYAFNSYYQTMDQDARACDFKGLATTTSVDPTAGTCRFIVEIDVGGAAAISSARGVAGGVASVLAALVLMSSMLL; this is translated from the exons atggcggcggccgtgcgcgccgcggcggtggcgctgctgTCAGTGGCGGTGCTGTGCGGCGCGGGCCTCCGGCGGTCGCAGGCTATCGGCGTGAACTGGGGCACGCAGCTGAGCCACCCGCTGCCGGCGAGCACGGTGGTGCGGCTGCTGCGGGACAACGGCTTCGACAAGGTGAAGCTGTTCGACGCCGAGGACGCCATCCTCGGCGCGCTCAGGGGCTCGGGCATCCAGGTCATGGTCGGCATCCCCAACGACATGCTCGCcgacctcgccggcggcggcaaggccgcCGAGGACTGGGTCGCCAAGAACGTCTCCGGCCACGTCCGCGACGGCGTCGACATCAG GTACGTGGCCGTGGGTAACGAGCCGTTCCTGGAGACGTTCAACGGGACGTACCTGAAGACGACGTTCCCGGCGATGCAGAACATCCAGGCGGCGCTGGTGAAGGCCGGCCTGGCCGACAAGGTGAAGGTGACGGTGCCGCTGAACGCCGACGTGTACCAGTCGCCCACGGGGAAGCCGTCCGACGGCGACTTCCGCGCCGACATCCACGGCCTGATGCTCACCATCGTGCAGTTCCTGGCGTCCACCGGCGCGCCGTTCGTGGCCAACGTGTACCCGTTCATCAGCCTGTACGCGGACCCCAACTTCCCGCTCGACTACGCCTTCTTCCAGGGCTCCTCGTCGCCGGTGGTCGACGGCGGCGTGACGTACCAGAACACCTTCGACGCCAACCACGACACGCTGGTGGCGGCGCTCCGCCGGAACGGGTTCGGCAACGTGTCGGTCGTGGTCGGCGAGGTCGGGTGGCCGACGGACGGCGACGCGAGCGCGAACCTGGACTACGCTCGGCGGTTCAACCAGGGGTTCCTCACCCACATCGCCTCCGGCCAGGGCACGCCGCTGCGGCCGGGCCCCGTGGACGCCTACCTCTTCAGCCTCATCGACGAGGACCGCAAGAGCATCCAGCCGGGCAACTTCGAGCGCCACTGGGGCATCTTCAACTACGACGGCACGCCCAAGTACGCGCTCAGCCTCGCCGGCGGCAACGGCTCGACGCTCAAGCCGGCGAGGGGCGTCAGGTACCTGGAGAAGAGGTGGTGCGTGCTCAAGCCGTCGGCGGACCTCGCCGACCAGAAGGTCGGCGACAGCGTCAGCTACGCGTGCGGGCTCGCCGACTGCACGGCGCTCGGGTACAGGACCTCCTGCGGCGGCCTCGACGCCAAGGGCAACGTCTCCTACGCCTTCAACAGCTACTACCAGACCATGGACCAGGACGCCCGCGCCTGCGACTTCAAGGgcctcgccaccaccacctccgtcGACCCCACGGCGGGGACGTGCCGCTTCATCGTCGAGATCGAcgtcggcggcgcggcggctatTAGCTCCGCCCGgggcgtcgccggcggcgtggcCTCCGTGCTCGCTGCGCTCGTGCTGATGTCGTCCATGTTGCTCTGA